One Verrucomicrobiia bacterium DNA window includes the following coding sequences:
- a CDS encoding MarR family transcriptional regulator has translation MNKLSPVEQKFVLHWGEMGTRWGINRTVAQIHALLYIAPEPLNAEAIAETLNVARSNVSNSLKELQGWRIVKMVHVLGDKRDHFESMKDPWEMFRVVLDERKRREIDPALEMLRECIAEAEKDKETSEFTEERLKTLRDFFEVTTAWYAQLRQWPTQAVVRFVKLGDKVLKLLGMS, from the coding sequence ATGAATAAACTGTCGCCCGTTGAACAGAAATTTGTCCTGCATTGGGGGGAGATGGGAACACGGTGGGGAATCAATCGGACAGTCGCGCAAATTCACGCGCTGCTTTACATCGCTCCCGAGCCTCTAAACGCCGAAGCCATCGCCGAAACGCTCAACGTGGCGCGCTCCAACGTGAGCAACAGCTTAAAGGAACTTCAGGGATGGCGAATCGTGAAAATGGTGCATGTGCTCGGGGACAAACGGGATCACTTTGAATCGATGAAGGATCCGTGGGAAATGTTCCGCGTCGTTCTCGACGAACGCAAGCGCCGCGAGATTGATCCCGCCCTCGAGATGCTCCGCGAATGCATAGCGGAGGCCGAGAAGGACAAGGAAACCAGTGAGTTCACTGAGGAACGGTTAAAGACATTGCGCGATTTTTTCGAGGTTACAACAGCGTGGTACGCCCAGCTGCGCCAGTGGCCGACACAGGCTGTCGTTCGTTTTGTGAAGCTCGGAGACAAGGTGCTGAAGCTGCTGGGCATGAGCTGA
- a CDS encoding DUF393 domain-containing protein, translating to MNTENTDNTGSDRGSWLFYDGDCGLCVRWARRIEPALTRRGYVVLPLQSAEVRQRLNLAEPELLREMRVITRDGRIHGGADAIIHLARAFPFGRCFAAIGRIPLINDLLRAGYCRVAQNRRCSGGRCRVPNRRCDWIGWLPLLIAVAVLMLFGWKLPAWVFMWTLCAALFAGCKWLVFWRAWLGSERPGILQGAGFLLGWIGMDAHAFFDTNAIVTAPRFREWLIPLIRTMAGAVLVWGVAGLLSDTLPLLAGWIGMFGLILLLHFGLFALLAQLWRRAGVDALPLMRAPLLAKTPGEFSGSRWNSGFRQLAHDFVFTPLRGRAQPACSCLLSQAWFTILSFRCRPAAASVCQPRISCCKASASLSSTHGAEENCCAAGMGACLQFWPQACRCSGCSIHRLYTTSCSRS from the coding sequence GTGAATACAGAAAATACAGACAATACAGGGAGCGACAGGGGCAGCTGGCTTTTCTACGATGGTGACTGCGGGTTGTGTGTTCGTTGGGCTCGTCGGATTGAACCCGCGCTGACCCGCCGCGGTTATGTCGTCCTGCCCTTGCAAAGCGCAGAGGTGCGCCAGCGGTTGAACCTTGCCGAGCCGGAATTGCTGCGGGAAATGCGCGTGATCACGCGCGATGGCCGGATTCACGGCGGAGCGGACGCCATTATTCATCTTGCGCGCGCGTTTCCGTTCGGACGCTGCTTTGCGGCGATCGGCCGCATTCCCCTGATCAATGATCTGCTGCGCGCCGGCTACTGCCGGGTCGCTCAGAATCGACGTTGCAGTGGGGGTCGATGCCGCGTTCCAAATCGGAGATGCGACTGGATCGGATGGTTGCCGCTTTTGATTGCGGTCGCCGTTTTGATGCTATTTGGCTGGAAACTTCCCGCGTGGGTTTTCATGTGGACGTTGTGTGCCGCTCTCTTCGCGGGTTGCAAGTGGCTGGTTTTCTGGCGCGCCTGGTTAGGGAGTGAAAGGCCCGGAATTCTCCAAGGCGCTGGATTCCTGCTGGGGTGGATCGGAATGGATGCGCATGCGTTTTTCGACACCAACGCGATTGTTACTGCGCCGCGATTTCGTGAATGGCTGATCCCGCTGATTCGAACCATGGCTGGAGCGGTTCTCGTTTGGGGTGTGGCCGGTCTGTTGTCTGACACTCTTCCCTTGCTCGCGGGATGGATTGGAATGTTTGGCCTGATCCTGTTGCTGCACTTCGGGCTCTTTGCCCTGCTGGCCCAGCTTTGGCGGCGGGCAGGGGTGGATGCGCTGCCGCTCATGAGGGCTCCGCTCCTTGCAAAAACGCCTGGCGAATTCTCGGGCAGCCGATGGAACTCCGGGTTTCGCCAGCTTGCCCATGATTTTGTTTTCACGCCGCTGCGCGGCCGCGCGCAGCCGGCCTGCTCGTGTTTGCTGTCTCAGGCCTGGTTCACGATCTTGTCATTTCGCTGCCGGCCCGCGGCGGCTTCGGTTTGCCAACCGCGTATTTCCTGCTGCAAGGCGTCGGCGTCCTTATCGAGCACACACGGCGCGGAAGAAAACTGCTGCGCGGCTGGCATGGGCGCGTGTTTACAATTTTGGCCGCAAGCCTGCCGGTGTTCTGGTTGTTCCATCCACCGTTTATATACAACGTCATGCTCCCGTTCCTGA
- a CDS encoding DUF2071 domain-containing protein, producing the protein MLNMPRVQGIIDRRMLINFRVTPQVAQALLPRPFRPKLVRGWAIVGICLIRLKHLRPQGLPRAFGVTSENAAHRIAVEWEDRGELREGVFIPRRDTAQRLNVLLGGRVFPGVHHLATLDVRESAGDFQLRMRSHDGDASLSVDATIADRLAEGSIFTTLKEASDFFEGGAAGYSPARKTGILEGLELKSHAWAMTPLHVRSIESSFFSNRTRFPAGSMAFDNALLMRGIEHEWLRPPILRTGVANAL; encoded by the coding sequence ATGCTCAACATGCCGCGCGTGCAGGGGATCATTGATCGAAGGATGCTGATCAATTTTCGTGTGACGCCGCAGGTGGCGCAGGCGCTTCTCCCACGGCCATTCCGTCCAAAACTCGTCCGCGGCTGGGCGATCGTCGGCATTTGCCTCATTCGTTTGAAACATCTGCGGCCGCAGGGTCTGCCCCGTGCATTCGGCGTGACTTCGGAAAACGCCGCTCATCGAATAGCGGTGGAATGGGAGGATCGCGGTGAACTGCGTGAAGGCGTGTTTATTCCTCGTCGCGACACCGCACAGCGGCTGAACGTGTTGCTCGGCGGCCGCGTCTTTCCCGGCGTGCATCATCTGGCGACGCTTGACGTCCGCGAGTCCGCGGGAGACTTCCAACTGCGGATGCGCAGTCACGATGGCGACGCATCTCTCAGCGTGGACGCGACCATCGCAGATCGTCTGGCTGAAGGATCGATCTTCACGACCCTCAAGGAAGCCTCTGATTTTTTTGAAGGTGGCGCAGCGGGATATTCACCAGCCCGCAAGACAGGCATTCTGGAAGGGCTCGAACTTAAAAGTCACGCATGGGCGATGACGCCCCTCCACGTGCGAAGCATCGAATCGAGTTTTTTTTCTAACCGAACACGTTTCCCCGCCGGATCGATGGCATTCGACAACGCACTCTTAATGCGGGGCATTGAACACGAATGGCTTCGGCCGCCGATTCTCCGTACCGGAGTTGCAAACGCTTTATGA
- a CDS encoding TIGR01777 family oxidoreductase: MNTPRKIVLAGGTGFLGQVLGEWFAAKGWPVVVFTRHPGNQERAREVRWDGLTLGPWVQELENAEAVINLSGRSVNCRYGRRNRQEIMNSRVIPTRLLGHAIAGCSNPPKVWLNASTATIYKNTRNAGWDEQGEIDATPEAKDAFSIDVAVAWEQAFHNAVTPGTRKVVLRTAMVLGQAKNSVFPTLRKLARARLGGTMASGTQFVSWIHHADFCRAVDWVIEHEEFSGPVNLVAPRALTNREMMQHVREAGGMSWGLPAPLWLLEIGAFFMRTETELIIKSRRAVPRRLLDSGFEFRFADFAGAIRDLEQGRPR; this comes from the coding sequence ATGAACACCCCACGCAAGATCGTGCTGGCGGGAGGAACGGGATTTCTCGGCCAAGTGCTCGGCGAATGGTTCGCCGCAAAAGGCTGGCCGGTTGTGGTTTTCACCCGCCATCCGGGAAACCAGGAAAGGGCACGAGAGGTGCGATGGGACGGGTTGACTTTGGGACCGTGGGTCCAGGAACTCGAGAACGCGGAGGCGGTGATCAATCTCAGCGGACGTTCGGTTAATTGCCGGTACGGGCGGCGGAATCGCCAGGAGATCATGAACTCAAGGGTCATTCCGACGCGCCTGCTTGGCCACGCGATCGCGGGCTGTTCGAACCCGCCAAAGGTTTGGCTCAACGCAAGCACCGCAACCATCTACAAGAACACGCGAAACGCAGGGTGGGATGAGCAGGGTGAGATCGATGCTACACCCGAAGCGAAGGATGCGTTTTCGATCGATGTGGCCGTTGCGTGGGAGCAGGCGTTCCACAACGCGGTTACCCCCGGCACAAGGAAGGTGGTACTGCGGACCGCCATGGTGTTGGGGCAGGCGAAGAACAGTGTGTTCCCAACCTTGCGCAAGCTTGCCCGCGCCCGCCTGGGAGGAACCATGGCAAGTGGAACACAGTTCGTCTCGTGGATTCACCACGCGGACTTTTGCCGTGCCGTGGACTGGGTCATTGAGCACGAGGAGTTCTCGGGCCCGGTCAACCTCGTGGCGCCGCGCGCCCTCACGAATCGCGAAATGATGCAGCACGTCAGGGAGGCTGGCGGGATGTCGTGGGGATTGCCTGCTCCGCTGTGGCTGCTGGAGATAGGTGCCTTCTTTATGCGCACCGAGACCGAATTGATCATCAAGAGCCGGCGTGCCGTTCCCAGGCGGCTGCTTGATTCCGGATTTGAATTTCGTTTCGCGGATTTCGCCGGAGCCATCCGTGACCTCGAGCAAGGCCGGCCGCGTTGA
- a CDS encoding DUF2071 domain-containing protein gives MHATNPIVDSNAAARMRMQVTAGEPLFLADWDRALFMHYEVSAADLQRFIPLELDVWNGRAFISLVAFTMSHFRLKVGGCFTRWLTLPVSTHEFLNVRTYVRHRGEMGIFFLAEWVPNRVSRALGPVTFGLPYRLGRLRYDHGSEVDGMSGEVTDATTRSRFAYHGVACGFDFDSCTDGSLDAFLLERYTAFTAASRAQRFFRIWHRPWPQVRAQVNVTEASLIDEAWAGLSRATLHSAHFSQGVRDVWMGRPHRMTPSRLGARRLSAFFEMP, from the coding sequence GTGCATGCGACGAATCCCATTGTTGACTCGAATGCTGCCGCGCGAATGCGGATGCAGGTGACGGCGGGGGAACCGTTGTTTCTTGCGGATTGGGACCGCGCGCTGTTTATGCACTACGAAGTGAGCGCGGCCGATTTGCAAAGATTCATCCCGTTGGAACTCGACGTGTGGAACGGGCGCGCGTTTATCTCGCTGGTTGCGTTCACGATGAGTCATTTCAGACTGAAAGTTGGCGGGTGTTTCACGCGCTGGCTGACGTTGCCGGTCTCCACGCATGAATTCCTGAACGTGCGAACTTATGTGCGGCATCGCGGCGAGATGGGCATTTTCTTTCTGGCGGAGTGGGTCCCCAACCGCGTGAGCCGTGCGCTGGGACCCGTGACCTTCGGATTGCCGTATCGCCTGGGCCGGTTGCGATATGATCACGGAAGCGAAGTTGACGGAATGTCGGGCGAAGTCACCGACGCAACCACGCGCTCGCGGTTCGCTTACCACGGGGTGGCGTGCGGATTCGATTTTGACAGTTGCACGGACGGATCATTGGACGCATTTCTCCTCGAGCGATACACAGCATTCACCGCGGCCAGCCGAGCACAGCGATTCTTTCGCATCTGGCATCGGCCGTGGCCGCAGGTTCGCGCCCAAGTGAACGTAACCGAGGCTTCGCTGATCGATGAAGCTTGGGCGGGCCTGAGTCGGGCGACATTACACAGCGCGCATTTTTCTCAAGGCGTGCGCGATGTCTGGATGGGCCGTCCACATCGAATGACACCAAGCAGGCTTGGCGCGCGCCGCCTGTCGGCGTTCTTCGAAATGCCATGA
- a CDS encoding zf-TFIIB domain-containing protein produces the protein MTAYTLKCPMCGASASPDATRCGHCNSRLATIACPACFGMVFLGAKFCSHCGAAARRAELSGLQPRPCPRCSSETQPVLIGTNHLLECPKCEGIWADADALERLYADREQHAAILGAAAAVPTPLTGNVEVVRYLRCPVCSDLMHRVNFARCSHVVVDVCKPHGTWFDRDELRRIIEFIQAGGLMKARETELRELERRRQRLESTERHRPADLPWMNVDTWGAAKYETWDDALSAVSELARYVLNR, from the coding sequence ATGACTGCTTATACCCTTAAATGTCCGATGTGTGGCGCGTCCGCGTCCCCGGATGCCACGCGCTGCGGCCACTGCAACTCGCGTTTGGCGACTATTGCCTGCCCTGCCTGTTTCGGCATGGTGTTCCTGGGCGCAAAGTTTTGTTCGCATTGCGGAGCAGCCGCCCGCCGCGCGGAATTGTCCGGCTTGCAGCCCCGGCCCTGTCCCCGATGCTCTTCGGAGACCCAGCCCGTGCTCATCGGCACAAACCACCTCCTCGAATGCCCGAAGTGCGAAGGCATCTGGGCCGATGCCGATGCCCTGGAGCGGCTTTACGCGGACCGCGAGCAACACGCGGCCATCCTCGGAGCGGCCGCAGCCGTTCCAACGCCGCTCACCGGAAACGTCGAGGTGGTGCGCTATCTCCGCTGTCCCGTCTGCAGCGACCTCATGCATCGGGTTAATTTCGCCCGCTGCTCACACGTGGTCGTGGATGTGTGCAAGCCGCACGGAACATGGTTTGACCGCGATGAACTGCGGCGCATCATTGAATTCATCCAGGCCGGTGGCTTGATGAAGGCGAGAGAGACAGAATTGCGCGAACTCGAACGCCGCCGCCAGAGATTGGAATCCACAGAGCGGCACCGCCCCGCGGATTTGCCCTGGATGAACGTTGATACGTGGGGTGCAGCCAAATACGAGACCTGGGACGACGCGCTTTCCGCAGTTTCAGAGCTTGCAAGATACGTGCTGAATCGGTGA
- a CDS encoding SPFH and helix-turn-helix domain-containing protein, giving the protein MGLIDYLKTQFLEIIQWEDDSRDTISWRYPDLDKEIKRGAQLIVRESQVAQFVYLGQFGDTFTPGKWSLTTDNIPILSTLKGWKYGLESPFKADVYFINTRLFTGNKWGTANPVMMRDPDLGVVRVRAYGTYDFKVVDPKLFLKEVAGTDDNFRIDEFADTMRSRVVSLFSDAIASARLPVLEVAARYQELGDALLPMINPIVTAKYGLEIPSFVVENVSVPPEVEQAIDKRSSMSAVGNLNDYVKFQMAESMTKGEGSGMANSAAQLGAGLAMGQQMMAAMNASPTTPSGGPAGLPASIPTPGFPELLGAGDVALILGVSEADVLAALESGELKGRKIGSTWRITRNALDQFLNS; this is encoded by the coding sequence ATGGGCCTGATCGATTATCTTAAAACACAGTTTCTGGAAATCATCCAGTGGGAGGACGACTCGCGCGACACCATTTCGTGGCGTTATCCCGACCTCGACAAGGAAATCAAGCGTGGCGCCCAATTGATCGTGCGCGAATCACAGGTGGCCCAGTTTGTTTATCTCGGCCAGTTCGGCGACACGTTTACGCCGGGCAAATGGTCGCTCACAACAGACAATATTCCGATCCTTTCAACACTGAAGGGCTGGAAATACGGCCTGGAATCGCCGTTCAAGGCCGATGTTTATTTCATCAACACGCGCCTGTTCACGGGAAACAAATGGGGCACGGCAAATCCCGTGATGATGCGGGATCCCGACCTCGGGGTGGTGCGGGTGCGCGCGTACGGGACTTACGATTTCAAAGTGGTTGATCCGAAACTGTTCCTGAAGGAAGTGGCCGGGACCGATGACAATTTCCGCATCGACGAGTTTGCTGACACAATGCGTTCACGTGTGGTCAGCCTGTTCAGCGATGCAATTGCCTCCGCGCGGCTGCCCGTGCTGGAAGTCGCAGCGCGTTACCAGGAACTCGGAGATGCGCTACTGCCGATGATCAATCCGATCGTCACAGCGAAATACGGATTGGAAATACCGAGTTTTGTAGTGGAGAACGTTTCGGTTCCGCCTGAGGTGGAGCAGGCGATCGATAAACGTTCGAGCATGTCTGCGGTGGGGAACTTGAACGACTACGTGAAGTTTCAGATGGCAGAAAGCATGACGAAGGGAGAGGGGAGCGGGATGGCTAATTCGGCGGCGCAGCTTGGGGCCGGGCTGGCCATGGGCCAACAGATGATGGCTGCAATGAACGCGTCACCCACGACCCCATCGGGGGGTCCGGCAGGATTGCCGGCGTCGATTCCCACGCCTGGATTTCCTGAATTGCTGGGTGCCGGTGACGTTGCGCTGATTCTGGGAGTGAGTGAGGCGGACGTGCTGGCGGCGCTTGAGAGCGGCGAATTGAAGGGCCGGAAGATTGGATCCACCTGGCGCATCACGCGCAACGCGCTGGACCAGTTTCTCAATTCCTGA
- a CDS encoding zinc ribbon domain-containing protein has translation MQNAVAHKKFTCPACGAEAQWNPDKKALVCPFCGTTSPAHVELTSSGEETIVEHDLVATLRGVPDEQRGWQAAKTCVRCQSCQAISVFDAERVGQRCDFCGSSALVPYEEIKESFRPESLLPMKVSENQVRDAIRKWYGTRWFAPNRLKRSALTDTVMGAYIPYWTFDAHVDADWTADSGYYYYETEHYTDAQGKRQSRRVRKVRWIPSAGSVKHAFDDQLVCASRGVPPDLLHRIEPFPTRDLVPYKPGFLSGWVVERYQIDLVAGAKAARDAMDAAMRQLCSAQVPGDTQRNLRVNSDYSQQTFKHILVPIWLLTYNYGRRNYKVLINGVTCSIAGNYPKSWVKILLLILAIAVAAGVFFLVAQH, from the coding sequence ATGCAGAACGCGGTTGCACATAAAAAGTTCACATGTCCGGCGTGCGGGGCTGAGGCGCAATGGAACCCGGACAAAAAGGCGCTTGTATGTCCGTTCTGCGGCACCACGTCGCCGGCTCACGTTGAGCTGACATCGTCGGGCGAGGAGACGATCGTCGAACACGACCTTGTTGCCACGTTGCGGGGCGTTCCTGATGAACAGCGAGGCTGGCAGGCCGCCAAGACATGCGTTCGATGCCAGAGTTGCCAGGCGATCTCGGTGTTCGATGCAGAACGGGTAGGGCAGCGCTGTGATTTTTGCGGCTCCTCTGCGCTCGTGCCGTACGAGGAAATCAAGGAATCGTTCCGGCCCGAAAGCCTGCTGCCCATGAAGGTCAGTGAAAACCAGGTGCGCGACGCGATACGGAAATGGTATGGAACCCGTTGGTTCGCCCCCAATCGGCTGAAGCGCTCTGCACTCACAGATACCGTGATGGGTGCTTACATTCCGTATTGGACGTTCGATGCTCACGTGGATGCGGACTGGACCGCCGATTCGGGGTATTATTATTACGAGACGGAGCATTACACCGATGCACAGGGCAAACGACAGTCGCGCCGTGTGCGCAAGGTGCGGTGGATTCCGAGCGCCGGCTCAGTGAAGCACGCTTTCGATGATCAGCTTGTTTGCGCCTCGCGCGGTGTGCCGCCGGATCTGTTGCATCGAATCGAACCCTTTCCAACTCGCGATCTTGTTCCCTACAAGCCCGGTTTCCTTTCTGGCTGGGTGGTCGAGCGTTACCAGATTGATCTCGTCGCAGGCGCCAAAGCGGCACGCGACGCGATGGATGCTGCGATGCGCCAGCTCTGTTCTGCGCAGGTGCCCGGGGACACACAACGCAATCTACGCGTGAACAGTGATTATTCGCAACAGACGTTCAAGCACATCCTGGTGCCGATCTGGCTGCTGACCTACAACTACGGCCGGCGGAATTACAAGGTGCTGATTAATGGCGTCACTTGCTCGATTGCAGGCAATTATCCGAAGAGCTGGGTCAAGATCCTGTTGCTGATCCTCGCAATAGCGGTTGCCGCGGGAGTCTTCTTCCTCGTTGCGCAACACTGA
- a CDS encoding DNA-binding transcriptional regulator — MRKKSPRVLLMMGWYDHRLHRGIEKYAQEHSWHLSEDFSREKAIPWGWDGDGILAWLGPGDDLADFVMQSGKPAVDFSFRRPQLNLPRVLEDTAETARLVADHFLARGFRNFAFYSDYENWIYNERGEAFIRSLQQAEHKAPWLRWHQSPAFRKDRKAWKWKRDWLASEMKRLPKPTGVFAASDGLALEVLEVCEAIGIAVPEDVAIVGAGNHLLAVDAMHTPISSVDVNMELIGYEGARLLDAAMRTRSFEPELVRVPPSRLVTRKSSDLVAVNHPGVARSLRFMWDHCHEPIGVKDLANAAGMSVRSFHQAFVENLGRPPGTELQRIRIEHSKKLLLESGEKIDTIAQMCGYESGNSFWVAFKRATGLSPKQYQKQFS, encoded by the coding sequence ATGCGCAAGAAATCTCCACGCGTCCTGCTCATGATGGGCTGGTACGACCATCGCCTGCATCGCGGCATCGAAAAGTACGCGCAGGAACATAGCTGGCATTTGTCAGAGGATTTCTCTCGCGAGAAGGCCATCCCATGGGGCTGGGATGGGGATGGCATCCTTGCCTGGCTCGGACCGGGCGACGATCTTGCGGACTTCGTGATGCAGAGCGGCAAGCCTGCCGTGGATTTCAGCTTTCGCAGGCCACAACTCAACCTGCCGCGCGTTTTGGAGGACACCGCCGAAACAGCGCGGCTCGTGGCCGATCACTTTCTGGCGCGCGGCTTTCGGAATTTTGCGTTCTACAGCGATTACGAAAACTGGATCTACAACGAACGCGGCGAGGCATTCATCCGCTCTCTCCAGCAGGCTGAACACAAGGCTCCATGGCTGCGCTGGCATCAATCGCCGGCATTCCGGAAGGATCGAAAGGCCTGGAAATGGAAGCGGGATTGGCTCGCCAGCGAAATGAAACGGCTGCCCAAGCCAACCGGGGTTTTTGCCGCGAGCGATGGCCTTGCGCTCGAGGTCCTCGAAGTGTGCGAAGCCATTGGCATCGCAGTGCCGGAAGACGTCGCAATTGTCGGAGCGGGAAATCACCTGCTGGCCGTCGATGCCATGCACACCCCGATTTCAAGCGTCGACGTCAACATGGAGCTGATTGGCTATGAAGGGGCGAGGTTACTGGATGCCGCGATGCGCACGCGCTCCTTCGAACCTGAACTGGTGCGAGTGCCGCCCTCGCGGCTTGTGACGCGCAAGAGCAGCGACCTTGTTGCAGTGAACCATCCCGGCGTCGCACGGAGCTTGCGCTTCATGTGGGATCACTGCCATGAACCGATCGGGGTGAAGGATCTGGCCAATGCCGCGGGAATGTCCGTCCGCAGTTTTCATCAGGCATTCGTCGAGAATCTGGGCCGCCCGCCCGGCACGGAGTTGCAGCGGATCAGGATCGAGCATTCCAAGAAACTGCTCCTCGAATCCGGCGAGAAAATCGATACGATTGCTCAAATGTGCGGTTACGAGAGCGGCAACAGTTTCTGGGTCGCATTCAAGCGCGCGACTGGGCTTTCTCCCAAGCAATACCAGAAGCAGTTCAGTTAG
- a CDS encoding prepilin-type N-terminal cleavage/methylation domain-containing protein, whose product MAALVIRNRARQRCGFTLIELLVVIAIIAILAAMLLPALAKAKVKAQGIHCLNNLKQQQLAWHMYAGDAAEKLPPNPSSDSNNGNDIGEPAGRWPAWVAGRLSMGAANPDNVNTEKLVGAAYQPYGSLGPYTKSPALYHCAGDKSTDIATAKPRVRSITMNSHVGPTGDPGSISGKIVSQTTYERYVKMSDFKKLPPSDAFVFADERADSINDGWFWIDSSAWATSAAGSNGRYRDLPAFYHNNASAFSFADGHAEIRKWRDGRFLAVKSGTAGAIAASQDVWWLVTHATTRK is encoded by the coding sequence GTGGCAGCCTTAGTTATTCGGAATCGCGCGCGTCAACGATGCGGCTTCACGCTGATCGAATTGCTCGTGGTGATCGCCATCATTGCAATCCTTGCCGCGATGCTGCTGCCCGCACTGGCGAAGGCAAAGGTCAAGGCGCAGGGGATTCATTGCTTGAACAATCTCAAGCAACAGCAACTCGCCTGGCACATGTATGCAGGCGACGCGGCGGAGAAGCTGCCGCCGAATCCCTCCAGCGACAGCAACAACGGGAATGACATCGGCGAGCCGGCTGGGCGATGGCCCGCATGGGTGGCCGGGCGCCTGTCGATGGGAGCTGCAAATCCCGACAACGTAAACACCGAGAAGCTCGTTGGCGCGGCGTACCAGCCTTACGGATCGCTTGGACCGTACACAAAGAGTCCAGCGCTATATCATTGTGCAGGCGACAAATCGACGGACATTGCGACTGCGAAGCCGCGGGTGCGATCGATCACGATGAACTCGCACGTCGGACCGACTGGCGATCCCGGAAGCATCAGCGGGAAGATCGTTTCGCAAACGACTTACGAGCGGTATGTCAAAATGTCCGACTTCAAAAAACTGCCGCCGTCCGATGCGTTTGTCTTCGCGGACGAAAGGGCGGACAGCATCAATGACGGGTGGTTTTGGATCGACTCCAGCGCGTGGGCAACTTCCGCAGCGGGTTCGAATGGCAGATATCGAGACCTGCCTGCGTTTTACCACAACAACGCCAGTGCCTTCTCGTTCGCGGATGGCCATGCCGAAATTCGCAAATGGCGCGATGGACGGTTTCTCGCGGTAAAGAGCGGAACCGCGGGCGCGATCGCCGCCAGCCAGGATGTGTGGTGGCTGGTAACTCACGCTACAACGAGGAAATAA
- the pelA gene encoding pectate lyase: MQYTLCFLLSAFAVASAAAEPVTRERINSLPAEQQPSWREYLDRSQKNSMADQAAIAAEVAASGMSNALKAPSGGDFKVTARPGDAWFGSDEARRIADAVLSYQTPAGGWSKHTGYSHGPRRPGMQWTSQNEPGRSAHYVATFDNHATTAEMKFLACVWHMTQREDCKAGFLKGLDFILASQFPNGGWPQGYPLEGNYHDHITFNDDAMTHILELLHSIQRREPWFAFVDELKRQEVERALAAALRCVRQLQVVQNGKATAWCAQYDALTMQPAQARLMEPASLSGLESAHVLKFLMTITNPSPEIVTSIEQGLAWLDQAKITSLSRTNRSAKTTYERNSTSTEVYWARFYSLTNSTPIFPGRDGVLYKSFDEMAAHNRLGYDYLTTLPGSILNNGQKKWRRMLNADRK, translated from the coding sequence ATGCAATACACACTTTGTTTTCTGCTCAGCGCATTCGCCGTCGCATCGGCGGCGGCGGAGCCCGTCACGCGCGAGCGCATCAACAGCCTGCCCGCGGAACAGCAACCCTCCTGGAGAGAATACCTCGACCGTTCCCAAAAGAACTCGATGGCCGACCAGGCAGCGATTGCGGCAGAAGTAGCGGCCAGCGGGATGAGCAATGCGTTGAAGGCTCCGAGCGGCGGGGATTTCAAGGTGACCGCCAGGCCGGGTGACGCGTGGTTTGGTTCAGATGAAGCCCGGCGAATTGCCGATGCCGTCCTTTCCTATCAAACCCCGGCAGGCGGATGGTCCAAGCATACCGGATACAGCCACGGTCCGCGGCGGCCCGGAATGCAATGGACGTCCCAGAACGAGCCCGGCCGTTCGGCGCATTATGTTGCGACATTCGACAATCATGCGACCACCGCGGAGATGAAGTTTCTCGCATGCGTCTGGCACATGACGCAGCGCGAAGATTGCAAAGCGGGATTTCTCAAGGGACTCGACTTCATACTCGCATCCCAGTTTCCGAACGGCGGCTGGCCGCAGGGTTACCCGCTGGAGGGCAATTATCATGATCACATCACGTTCAATGATGACGCCATGACGCATATTCTGGAACTGCTCCATTCGATTCAACGCCGCGAACCGTGGTTTGCGTTTGTGGATGAATTGAAGCGGCAGGAGGTGGAACGTGCGTTGGCTGCGGCACTTCGCTGCGTGCGGCAGTTGCAGGTTGTGCAGAACGGGAAAGCAACCGCGTGGTGCGCGCAATACGACGCGCTCACCATGCAACCAGCCCAGGCGCGCCTCATGGAACCGGCTTCGTTGAGCGGCTTGGAGAGCGCCCACGTCCTGAAGTTTCTGATGACGATCACCAATCCTTCGCCCGAGATCGTAACTTCCATTGAACAGGGCCTGGCCTGGCTCGACCAGGCAAAGATCACGAGTCTTTCGCGGACGAATCGGTCGGCGAAAACGACTTATGAGAGGAATTCGACATCCACCGAAGTTTATTGGGCGCGGTTCTATTCCTTGACGAACAGCACACCCATATTTCCCGGCCGGGATGGTGTGCTCTACAAGTCGTTCGATGAAATGGCCGCACACAACAGGCTCGGCTATGACTATCTCACCACTTTGCCCGGCAGCATCCTGAACAACGGCCAGAAGAAATGGCGCCGCATGCTGAATGCGGATCGCAAGTAA